Proteins co-encoded in one Megalops cyprinoides isolate fMegCyp1 chromosome 1, fMegCyp1.pri, whole genome shotgun sequence genomic window:
- the LOC118776054 gene encoding myosin heavy chain, fast skeletal muscle-like isoform X1, which produces MSTDAEMAIFGEAAIYLRKPEKERIEAQNRPFDAKTACFVVDPKELYVKGIILQKEGGKVTVKTDAGQTVTVKDDDICPMNPPKFDKIEDMAMMTHLNEASVLYNLKERYAAWMIYTYSGLFCVTVNPYKWLPVYNQEVVAAYRGKKRMEAPPHIFSVSDNAYQFMLTDRENQSILITGESGAGKTVNTKRVIQYFATIAVSGDKKKEAAAAGKMQGSLEDQIIAANPLLEAYGNAKTVRNDNSSRFGKFIRIHFGTTGKLASADIETYLLEKSRVTFQLADERSYHIFYQIMTNHKPELIELLLITTNPYDFPMISQGQITVASIDDKEELVATDTAIDILGFTNEEKLNIYKLTGGVIHHGNMKFKQKQREEQAEPDGTEVADKVAYLLGLNSADLLKALCYPRVKVGNEFVTKGQTVQQVHNSVMALAKSIYEKMFLWMVVRINQMLDTKQPRQFFIGVLDIAGFEIFDFNSLEQLCINFTNEKLQQFFNHHMFVLEQEEYKKEGIEWEFIDFGMDLAACIELIEKPMGIFSILEEECMFPKASDTTFKNKLYDQHLGKAACFQKPKPAKGKAEAHFSLVHYAGTVDYNICGWLDKNKDPLNESVVQLYQKSSVKLLAHLYASFSSAEEATGGGGGKKGAKKKGGSFQTVSALFRENLGKLMTNLRSTHPHFVRCLIPNESKTPGLMENHLVIHQLRCNGVLEGIRICRKGFPSRILYGDFKQRYKVLNASVIPEGQFIDNKKASEKLLGSIDVDHTQYKFGHTKVFFKAGLLGTLEEMRDEKLATLVTMTQALCRGFLMRKEFMKMMERRESIFIVQYNIRSFMNVKHWPWMKVFFKIKPLLKSAEAEKEMATMKEEFAKCKENLAKVEAKRKELEEKMVTLLQEKNDLQLQVAAETENLADAEERCEGLIKNKIQLEAKVKELNERLEDEEEINAELTAKKRKLEDECSELKKDIDDLELTLAKVEKEKHATENKVKNLTEEMTSLDETIAKLTKEKKALQEAHQQTLDDLQAEEDKVNTLTKAKAKLEQQVDDLEGSLEQEKKLRMDLERVKRKLEGDLKLAQESIMDLENDKQQSEEKIKKKDFEISQLLGKVEDEQALGGQLQKKIKELQARVEELEEEIEAERAARARVEKQRSDVSRELEEISERLEEAGGATAAQIEVNKKREAEFQKLRRDLEESTLQHEATSAALRKKHADTVAELGEQIDNLQRVKQKLEKEKSEYKMEIDDLASNMEAVAKAKLNLEKMCRSLEDQLSELKTKSDENLRHINDISVQKAKLQTENGEFARLLEEKESLVSQLTRSKQAFTQQIEELKRQTEEEVKAKNALAHGLQSARHDCDLLREQYEEEQEAKAELQRGMSKANSEVAQWRTKYETDAIQRTEELEEAKKKLAQRLQDTEEQIEALNSKCASLEKTKQRLQGEVEDLMTDVERANALAAILDKKQRNFDKVLAEWKQKYEESQAELEGSQKEARSLSTELFKMKNCYEEALDQLETLKRENRNLQQEISDLTEQIGENGKIIHELEKAKKTAETEKAEIQTALEEAEASLEHEESKILRVQLELNQIKSEVDRKIAEKDEEIEQLKRNSQRVIESMQSTLDAEVRSRNDALRIKKKMEGDLNEMEIQLGHANRQAAEAQKQLRSVQGQLKDAQLHLDDALRGEEDLKEQVAMVERRNTLMQAEIEELRAALEQTERSRKVAEQELMDASERVTLLHSQNTSLINTKKKLDADLAQVQAEVDETIQEARNAEEKAKKAITDAAMMAEELKKEQDTSAHLERMKKNLEITVKDLQHRLDEAENLAMKGGKKQLQKLEARVRELESELEAEQRRGADAIKGVRKYERRVKELIYQSEEDKKNVNRLQDLVDKLQLKVKLYKRQAEEAEEQANTNLTKFRKVQHELEEAEERADIAESQVNKLRAKSRDMGSKVS; this is translated from the exons ATGAGTACAGACGCAGAGATGGCCATTTTTGGTGAGGCAGCCATATACCTCCGGAAGCCGGAGAAGGAAAGAATAGAGGCACAAAACAGGCCCTTTGATGCCAAGACAGCCTGCTTTGTGGTTGACCCCAAGGAACTGTATGTCAAAGGTATAATCCTTCAAAAAGAAGGGGGGAAAGTCACTGTTAAAACTGATGCTGGACAG ACTGTAACAGTCAAGGATGATGACATCTGCCCAATGAATCCTCCAAAGTTTGACAAAATTGAGGATATGGCCATGATGACCCACCTCAATGAAGCCTCTGTACTGTACAACCTCAAAGAGCGTTATGCAGCATGGATGATTTAT ACCTACTCTGGGCTGTTCTGTGTTACTGTGAACCCCTACAAGTGGCTCCCTGTGTACAATCAAGAAGTTGTAGCAGCCTACAGAGGCAAAAAGCGCATGGAGGCCCCTCCCCAcatcttctctgtctctgacaatGCCTATCAATTCATGCTCACTG acagagaaaatcaGTCAATCCTGATTAC TGGAGAATCTGGAGCTGGAAAGACTGTGAACACAAAACGTGTCATCCAGTACTTTGCAACAATTGCAGTGTCTGGGGACAAGAAGAAagaggctgcagctgctggtAAAATGCAG GGATCTCTGGAGGATCAAATCATTGCAGCAAATCCTCTGTTGGAGGCTTATGGTAATGCCAAGACTGTGAGGAATGACAACTCCTCTCGCTTT GGTAAATTCATCAGAATTCACTTTGGAACTACAGGAAAACTGGCTTCAGCTGATATTGAAACAT aTCTGCTGGAAAAGTCCAGAGTGACCTTCCAGCTGGCAGATGAAAGAAGTTACCACATCTTCTATCAGATCATGACCAACCACAAACCAGAGCTAATTG aattGCTCCTCATCACAACCAACCCATACGATTTCCCCATGATCAGCCAGGGCCAGATCACTGTGGCCAGCATAGATGACAAGGAAGAGCTGGTTGCCACAGAT ACTGCCATTGACATTTTGGGCTTCACAAATGAAGAGAAACTGAATATCTACAAACTGACTGGTGGTGTGATACATCATGGGAACATGAAGTTCAAGCAGAAACAGCGCGAGGAGCAGGCTGAGCCTGATGGCACTGAGG TGGCTGACAAAGTTGCTTATCTCCTGGGCTTAAACTCCGCTGATTTACTCAAAGCTCTCTGTTACCCAAGAGTGAAAGTGGGAAATGAATTTGTGACAAAGGGGCAGACGGTTCAACAG GTCCACAATTCAGTCATGGCGTTGGCTAAATCCAtctatgaaaaaatgtttctgtggaTGGTAGTCCGTATCAACCAGATGTTGGACACAAAACAGCCCAGACAGTTCTTCATTGGTGTCCTGGATATTGCAGGATTTGAGATCTTTGAT TTCAACAGTTTAGAGCAACTGTGTATCAACTTCACCAATGAGAAATTGCAACAGTTTTTCAACCACCACATGTTTGTACTGGAACAAGAAGAGTACAAGAAGGAAGGAATTGAATGGGAATTCATTGATTTTGGTATGGACTTGGCTGCCTGCATTGAGCTTATTGAGAAG cCCATGGGAATCTTCTCCATCCTCGAAGAGGAGTGCATGTTCCCCAAGGCTTCTGACACAACCTTCAAGAACAAGCTGTATGACCAACATCTTGGCAAAGCTGCTTGCTTCCAGAAGCCCAAGCCTGCCAAAGGCAAGGCTGAGGCCCATTTCTCCCTGGTGCACTATGCTGGGACTGTGGACTACAACATCTGTGGTTGGCTGGACAAAAACAAGGACCCCCTGAATGAATCTGTGGTACAGCTCTATCAGAAATCCTCTGTGAAACTGCTGGCTCATCTTTATGCAAGCTTTTCATCAGCTGAAG AGGCtactggtggtggtggtggcaaGAAGGGTGCCAAGAAGAAGGGTGGTTCTTTCCAGACTGTGTCTGCTTTGTTCAGG GAGAACCTGGGGAAGCTAATGACAAACCTGCGAAGTACTCACCCTCACTTTGTACGCTGCTTGATTCCAAATGAATCAAAGACACCAG GTCTCATGGAGAATCATCTTGTGATCCACCAGCTGAGGTGCAATGGTGTCCTAGAAGGCATCAGAATCTGTAGAAAAGGGTTCCCCAGCAGGATCCTCTATGGAGACTTCAAACAGAG GTATAAAGTGTTGAATGCCAGTGTAATCCCAGAAGGGCAGTTCATTGACAACAAGAAAGCTTCAGAGAAGCTCTTGGGGTCAATTGATGTGGACCACACTCAGTACaagtttggacataccaag gtgttcttcaaagctggTCTGCTGGGAACGCTGGAGGAGATGAGAGATGAGAAGCTGGCAACACTGGTGACGATGACTCAAGCTCTTTGCCGGGGCTTCCTCATGAGAAAGGAGTTTATGAAAATGATGGAAAGGAG AGAGTCCATCTTCATCGTTCAGTACAATATCCGGTCATTCATGAATGTGAAGCATTGGCCATGGATGAAGGTTTTTTTCAAGATCAAGCCACTCTTAAAAAGTGCAGAAGCTGAAAAGGAAATGGCCACCATGAAAGAGGAATTTGCAAAGTGTAAGGAAAATCTAGCAAAGGTAGAAGCCAAAAGGAAAGAACTTGAGGAGAAAATGGTCACTCTGCTCCAGGAAAAGAATGATCTGCAGTTACAAGTGGCAGCC GAAACTGAAAATCTTGCAGATGCTGAAGAGAGATGTGAGGggctgataaaaaataaaatccagctTGAAGCAAAAGTGAAAGAATTAAATGAGAGACTAGAAGATGAGGAGGAAATAAATGCCGAACTGACTGCTAAGAAGCGGAAACTGGAGGATGAGTGCTCTGAGCTGAAGAAAGATATTGATGACTTAGAGCTTACCTTAGCCAAagtggaaaaagagaaacatgcAACTGaaaacaag GTTAAAAACTTGACTGAGGAGATGACATCACTGGATGAAACCATTGCCAAGTtaacaaaggagaaaaaagccCTCCAAGAGGCACACCAGCAGACCCTTGATGATCTCCAAGCAGAGGAAGACAAAGTCAACACTCTGACCAAAGCTAAAGCAAAACTTGAGCAACAGGTGGATGAT CTTGAAGGTTCTCTGGAGCAAGAGAAAAAACTTCGCATGGACCTTGAGAGAGTCAAGAGAAAACTTGAGGGAGACCTGAAACTTGCCCAGGAATCCATAATGGACCTGGAGAATGACAAGCAACAGTCAGAGGAGAAGATTAAAAA AAAGGACTTTGAAATAAGTCAGCTCCTTGGAAAGGTTGAAGATGAGCAAGCACTTGGTGGGCAGTTGCAGAAGAAAATCAAGGAGCTACAG GCCCGCGTTGAAGAACTGGAGGAAGAGATTGAAGCTGAACGTGCTGCTCGGGCCAGGGTGGAGAAACAGAGGTCTGATGTCTccagggagctggaggagatcaGTGAGAGGCTCGAAGAAGCTGGTGGAGCAACTGCTGCTCAGATCGAGGTGAACAAAAAGCGCGAGGCTGAGTTCCAGAAACTGCGGCGTGATCTCGAAGAGTCCACTCTTCAGCATGAGGCAACCTCGGCCGCCCTCCGCAAGAAGCATGCAGACACTGTAGCTGAATTAGGCGAGCAAATCGACAACCTTCAGCGTGTCAAAcagaagctggagaaggagaagagcgAGTACAAAATGGAAATTGATGACCTTGCCAGCAATATGGAAGCAGTAGCTAAAGCAAAG CTTAATCTTGAGAAGATGTGCAGAAGCCTTGAGGACCAGCTCAGTGAACTCAAAACTAAAAGTGACGAAAATTTGCGTCATATCAATGACATTAGTGTACAGAAAGCAAAGCTTCAGACAGAAAATGGAGAGTTTGCTCGCCTTCTGGAGGAGAAAGAATCCCTGGTATCCCAGTTAACAAGAAGCAAACAGGCATTCACTCAGCAAATTGAGGAGCTGAAGAGGCAAACTGAAGAGGAGGTTAAG GCGAAAAATGCTCTCGCCCATGGCTTGCAGTCAGCCCGCCATGACTGTGACCTGCTCCGTGAGCAAtatgaggaggagcaggaggctAAGGCCGAACTGCAGCGTGGAATGTCCAAGGCCAACAGCGAAGTGGCTCAGTGGAGAACCAAGTATGAGACTGATGCCATCCAGCGCACAGAGGAACTCGAGGAAGCTAA GAAAAAGCTTGCCCAGCGTCTGCAAGACACGGAAGAACAAATTGAAGCTTTGAACTCAAAGTGTGCCTCTCTGGAAAAGACCAAACAGAGACTGCAGGGGGAAGTAGAAGACCTCATGACTGATGTGGAGAGAGCAAATGCTTTGGCTGCTATACTTGATAAGAAACAAAGAAACTTTGATAAG GTTTTGGCAGAATGGAAACAGAAGTATGAGGAAAGTCAGGCAGAGCTGGAAGGGTCTCAGAAAGAGGCTCGTTCTCTCAGCACTGAGCTCTTCAAGATGAAGAACTGCTATGAAGAAGCTCTGGATCAGCTGGAGACCCTGAAACGAGAGAACAGGAACCTACAGC AGGAAATCTCAGATCTCACCGAGCAGATTGGTGAAAATGGGAAGATCATACATGAGCTGGAGAAGGcaaaaaagacagcagagaCTGAGAAGGCAGAAATTCAGACTGCACTGGAAGAAGCAGAG GCCTCACTTGAACATGAGGAGTCCAAGATTCTCCGTGTTCAGCTAGAACTCAACCAGATCAAGTCTGAGGTGGACAGAAAGATTGCAGAGAAGGATGAGGAAATTGAGCAGCTGAAACGAAACAGTCAGCGAGTCATTGAGTCAATGCAGAGCACTCTGGATGCGGAGGTCAGGAGCAGAAATGATGCCCTCAGAATCaagaagaagatggagggagaCCTGAATGAGATGGAGATTCAGCTGGGCCACGCCAACCGGCAGGCTGCCGAAGCCCAGAAACAGCTGAGGAGTGTACAGGGACAGCTCAAG GATGCTCAGCTACACCTTGATGATGCTTTGAGAGGTGAAGAAGACCTGAAGGAGCAAGTTGCCATGGTGGAGCGCAGGAACACCCTGATGCAGGCTGAGATTGAGGAACTGAGGGCTGCTCTGGAACAGACGGAAAGAAGCCGCAAAGTGGCTGAGCAGGAGCTAATGGATGCCAGTGAACGAGTGACTCTGCTGCATTCTCAG AATACCAGTCTGATCAATACCAAGAAGAAGCTTGATGCTGACCTTGCCCAAGTCCAAGCAGAAGTGGATGAGACTATCCAGGAAGCAAGGAATGCGGAAGAAAAGGCTAAGAAGGCTATTACTGAT GCTGCCATGATGGCAGAGGAACTGAAGAAAGAACAGGACACCAGTGCTCATCTAGAAAGAATGAAGAAGAACCTGGAGATCACAGTCAAGGACCTGCAGCACCGTCTGGATGAGGCTGAGAATCTGGCCATGAAGGGTGGCAAGAAACAGCTCCAGAAACTGGAGGCTAGA GTGCGTGAGCTGGAGAGTGAGCTGGAAGCTGAACAAAGACGTGGGGCTGATGCTATTAAAGGTGTCCGCAAATATGAGAGGAGAGTCAAGGAACTCATTTACCAG tcagaggaagacaagaAGAATGTGAACAGACTCCAGGATCTGGTGGACAAGCTGCAGCTGAAAGTAAAGCTTTACAAGAGGCAGGCTGAGGAAGCT GAGGAGCAAGCGAACACTAACCTGACCAAGTTTAGGAAGGTGCAGCATGAGTTGGAGGAGGCTGAAGAGCGTGCTGACATTGCTGAGTCCCAGGTCAACAAGCTGAGAGCCAAGAGCCGTGATATGGGATCAAAGGTTAGTTGA